The DNA segment tttttacggatcgatcgattgttgagcatatgatcgatccgaaaatactctgcagtttaattaaatatctaaaacatttattccaacactcaacagatagctttgctaaatatgataattagatagccaacaaaattacaaaaaaatatttaaatagtaaaaatatgttaattgaacgtgttaaaatttaaaacaaattttaattataacatgcatcttaagatttataaaaaatatatatcataacctaaatataaataatttaacaacttaaattagaaaaaaatataaatcccgggcgtagcccgggttaatccctagtatCTTTTTATATAAAGTATACTTTGAATCCCTCCTAGAGTGTCCACCTAGGATTACAGGTCACAAATTCGTATATCATGGAGCTGACACGTGTCCTTTTATTAATACTCTGCGTTTCATAATATTTCACAAACTAAACACATATGGGCTTCGTAATGTTGTTGTTTCCTGGGCTTCCTTCTTCTTATTGAACTTTAATAGGTCTCACATTACTAATGTCTACcgtttttctcttctcttcgtATTGATAATTACGCGTAGCCGATGAATTGCTTAGGAACTCCATAGCTTAGACCGTTCATCTCTAATACATGAAACCATTGTTTCCGGCGATGGCCTATTCAGACCTGGCGGAGGTGTCTTTCTATTGATTGCCAACTCACCGGCCAATAAATTCTGGGAACGTTACTAGAATTCAATCGTCGTCTTTTACGATCTGTAATTCAATGTGTCCCCATTATTACTATTGTGTGAATCATCCACTATAAATAGGTTATCTCATTCCATCGAAACTCATATCATTTATTCCTCACCGATTCTTTCTGGTTGCTCcgcttatttatttttagattgtATCCGAGAGGCAAGGGAGTGTCTGAGagcgagagagatagagagaggagagaatgAACGGTGGTGACGAGGTTGAAACTTTGTCGCCTTTGTATTGGAGACTCTCTCTCAGGTATTTGGTGATGCTGTACAAGGACTGCGGCGGAGAAAGATGTAACCAAGAACATCGATGGGTTAATCCAAAATATTGGTTGTGAGCTCTCTCTTTCTTACCCATTACTGTTCATCGGGTTAATGGTGGACGACTCAGGtctaaagttttgtttttcttttgtttgggaTGATCATTATCATGACAATTCTAAATTGAAATACTCTTTAATCTTTCAGGCATGTCAGATGATCTATTGAAAATGCATATGTATCACCAATTTTGGAAAATGTCAGGACACGTGAAAATCTATTGGAAGTTTCCAACATGATCATTGTTGCCAAGCCAGATGTATTGAGGATGAAGCTCTTGAAACTTTTCTACGAAGATACATAGTAAGTTGTTCCTCACAACATAATAAATAGCATGACTCCCTTCACTCTCAAAGAACCTTATCGCCAAGCAATTCATTTTTTAGTTCTGTTGATTCCTTCCAAGATTGCATAAGAGGTTTCGTTGTAAAAACATTATGTAAGAATGTTTATCTAAGttgtattgaaatttttttaaaactgtaGTTGTttaagaatttgatgtttgctTTTATTTCTGATGTGAATCTTTGGATGTCTTTCCTTTTGTATGTTTATACACATGTTTTCGACAGGTATAACGTACGTGACACACTGACATTAGACACATGTTCTTCGTTTCTGAGAGAATCCGGTTTCTAACACAGATTCAAAAACATCACTACCGTCAGAAACGGAACCACTCAGTGACAACGACATCTGATCTAAGATAGAGTTTCCGAATGCAGGGAGACAAAGTAGAGCGGCGGTTGTTGCAGGTGCCTTCAAAGGTGATGAAGCAGACACTGCAGAAGAAGAGAACTATGATTTCTTATATGCTTCCTAAAGTGACCACGTCCATTTTGTAATAAAAGTTTTGCTTTCCTTATTTTGTTCTTTCGAGCCTATGAGATTCAGTGAGTATAGAGACTTTGTTGACTCTAAGTGAAACTTCTGGACTGTTTGGAAGGTCTCAACTTCTGAAGACTCATTTATCACTCGCATCATTACGGAAGTAAttctcttctatttttttgctACAACtaacatacttttttttttttgctaaaatttggtgACAACTAACATACTTGCTGAGACAAAACGTTAATAACATCACAAACCAAGAATTGGTTTGAGACTTTGAGGTGTGAGAGATCTTCTTGAGTCTGAATGTTATGCTCAGCAACTTGGGATGTATATGTATTGCAGCGACAATAATGTGGATGATCCATTCATATGTTAAAATGAATTTTCAGATTATAGTTTCTTTAAAGTATTTGGGAGTTTGTTCTTGAATTAGTATGGTCgctttgttttaatttgaaataaaacataCATTTTTGGTTTAATTCAAGACCTAAACCAAACCAGTTCAAAACCAAAGGAATTGTTCAGACTAATTTATAAGTCTGGTTCAGTTTGAAATGTATTTACCTAATAAATTCGATGGTACAGTCAATGAAGTTCTTgctttatatacatattcatCTCTTATAATTTACTTATGGATCCTCACAACAAAGGTCCAAATCTTCATGTTTGTTCCTAAAGTTGTTAAGTCATCCTAATGTTATTATACTCATGTCCGACATTTCCAAATCCTAACCATAGTTTAAATTGGTTAACAGTGAATTCAATTATTAATCGCTAAATTAAGttcataaccataattatatataataaaaccagtgtaaaaagttatattacaaaaggaaattaaaaataagataattacTAATTATACCTTGAAAACTAAACaacaatatttgttttaaaaagtcctaacttgtgacaaaaaaaatcctaaCTATTTTGGATGATatggtttattttataattttaaaatatgtaaacctTTAAACAGTAATGTGTTATGACTTAAGTTGATTAAAGATGATAGGTAAAGTTTACTTTgtacataatttaaaataatagtagatttcaaagagaatgTAAAAAGTAAACAGCAAATCTGAATAATACGAGTATTGTATTGAGAAACGTAAAAAAAGTACATAATAAAAGTGATCTTCAATATCTAGATAAACATacgattttttaataaaaataacaaaactgaataataaatacattttaagataattttcataaatttggaATAAAATAGATATTGTTTTTCATACATCCCGTCCGTAGGGCGGGTCTATCCTAGTACTTAATGTATGatactataattttaaattttttttattttcgtaGATATAGAAGAAGAATCATAGGTAGTGTAGTGGGTTAAGAGAAACAGTTATatggttgttgtttttttttctttttccaattttttttttgttttaattgatttctcCTTTTTTTGGCATCAATTGATTTCTCCTaaatttcttaaatatttattacatgCCAAGATATGATTCGGTAGATAATGGTtataattttgaagataattagaaaAGTAATTTTCACCtatgataaaagataaaatGGTTTATTTCTTCATTCTATCTTTCATTAGGTACTTTACCCAAATTTTCTCATAAAATAGAagataaaattatgtttttcttaGGTACTTTCATCTGGTTTTCACTAACatactatttattttgaaaagtgAAAGCATTATATGCTTTTAGGATAATTTATATAGGTGATAAAGAAAAGATAGCAAATATATAAGGTAAGGTAAATTATTTATTCTGAGAAAAATTAGGAAGTGGGTTGTTGAATATTAATTTTGACAGCAGAAAAGAGGAGATAAGaagaaaaattcaattttttaaatttttttttgatacatGTTTAATTATCGTTAGGCGGTTGCGCTTTAGTATATGAAGATTATACTATCAGACGCCATAATAGAAAAAAGTTAATTAAGGTTGAAactgataaataattatttatggtctAACATGtcacaaatatattaaatagggtaattttcttttcatatgatACAACTATGATTAAAAGATTTGAATGCATAAATTTAGTGaatgaaaaaaaaggaaataaatgaaaatgaacaaaataatagaaatacttatTTCTTATTGTTTCTTGTTGGATTTGATAAAGAATAGTTTTGCTTTATAATtcctaaaattaaaaagaatgaGAAAGAATATctgaaaaagaatattctttataaatggtgtcaaatttaaaaaataaataaaaattaattatttttatttattcttttgaTCACCATTTAGAGCCTAAAAGTTAttagggaaaattgtttttttagagcaaaaatatgataactatgtccctttagattaatctcatatactttatgtcctattagactaattattttcaaaatgacaataatacccttaaaattgtaatttttaaatataataaataatgaattcgttttttttttgtttttttttaaatcgattttttgaaaaaaatatggaagtgaatattcccaaatattttgtttccatatttttaggaactgatttttTATTCGTAGAATACATCTAATCtgtagaaatcggtttctacaggtttttagaattatagtaatgtgtagattttgatttctacatgttttagatttacagtaaatctatagaagtcggtttctacgtgttttagatttatactaatgtgtagattttgatttctaaagattttagatcGGTAGATTAAGCgtggaatgtgtattctaaatatttttagaatactcttatttacgtagatcacatattctaaacattgtagattcaatgaaaaaagtggatttcgttttctacttcgtagaatgtcatttctactttatttagaatataatctaaaatttatgatttaaacttttttagaactgaaaaaaTACCACTacgttcatataggtattttatcaatagttattatttttccaaaaaaaatttgtttataaaactatttattaaatttattaccaaaaatattaaagggtattatagaCAAAACTTGCACAAAATAGATATTAGTCTAAAaagacatagttatcatttttttgctctaaaaaaaaacaattttcccaagTTATTTGGCATGAACCTGGTAAACCATTGTTTGTAGAAGGTTAGTCCGTATATCTTTTGCAACAAAGCAATCATGCATGCTGTAAATctgttatattatttgtttgcaTGCTTCGTTTCATGTGCTGGtctaacattttatatttttttgaaaccaatttaaaattatatttcctATTGCATACAAGTGTTGAAAGATAtcgaaatatttatttatatttaataagagcatctccaatcccactccatattttactttaaaattaagaaaataaaatgggaaatgaagtgatgaacaaaaaataaaagcattactctataaatggttggagatgccctaacaACATATAGTACAAACCATGAAAactgtattttcatttttttctggaAGAAATGAGACTTATTTCGCGACTCTGAGGAGAGACACACGTGGCAGTCTAGATCTCCAGAAGCCACATCCAAAGTCCAAACTACATCTCTCTCTTCACCGCGCCAACaacagagagagaagaaactCAGAAACATTTAGATGGAACACAGAAGAAGCTTCACTTCAATCTTCATCAAAGCTGCTTGAAGATGCGCAGCCTCACTTCCGGTCTCATCATCAGATCATCTTCTCTCCCATTCACACTCTACAAACGGTTTCACTTCCTCAAGCCATGTTCTTCCCTCAAACAGACCAACAAGAAGAAGCAGAAACAGTCTCTCCCTCCCTCCACCGCCCCTCCTCCCCAGACTCTCCGGTGGCTCTTCACTCCCAAATCCAGTGACGACGAAGACGCTAAATCCTCCACGGATGGGGATGCTGCTCTTAAGGGCACGATTCTTGCCGGAGTTTTGTTGATTGGTAGTGTTGGTGGATTCGCCGGAGTTGGATACGTCTACAGGGACCAGATCAATACCTTTCTCTCTCAGTTCTCTACTCTTATCGAAGGTTCTTCTTGATTCTATTACCCAGATTCCATGTTTTATGTTCAACTCAATGACATTTAGGACAAAGTTCCAGATCTTGTTCTTTTGTGTTGTGGAACCAATAAACACAGGTTATGGTCCTGCTGGGTATGCACTGTTCATTGCCGTGTATGCTGGGCTTGAGGCAAGCTTCTTGACACTCTCTTCAATGTTTTTATCTTAAGAAGTCTCAGTTTCAAAGCTCTTTTTTGTTTGACTTCTGGTTAGATAGATACTAGCCATTCCCGCTCTCCCGTTGACCATGTCAGCTGGTCTTCTCTTCGGTTCTCTTGTTGGCACTATCATAGTTTCTATCAGTGGAACAGTAAGTTATTCTCCCACGCGACAGAAAAACATTCACATGTTTAGTTgtctaaatttttcttttgtttttttaattctttgttAGATGGCTGCTAGTGTTGCTTTTCTGATTGCTAGATATTTTGCTAGAGAGCGTATCCTTAAGTTAGTTGAAGGCAACAAGAAGTTCCTCGCCATTGATAAAGCCATTGGTGAAAATGGGTTTAGGGTTGTTACTCTCCTTCGTCTTAGCCCTCTCCTTCCTTTCTCTCTTGGCAACTACCTCTACGGCTTGACGTCTGTCAAGTTTGTGCCTTATGTCTTTGGAAGGTCTGTGTTAGTCCTACTTTTTTTTCAAGATTTCATTTTGAGAAAACTTGATAAAGGTAAATTCTGAGTTTACATACTcactagtgtttttttttttttttgcagctgGTTGGGAATGCTTCCAGGGTCTTGGGCTTATGTTAGTGCTGGGGCTTTTGGACGAGCTATCAttgtacgtttttttttttgtatgttctGTTAGCATAAAACATGCCATTTTCTCAGTAGGATCCACCGAGCTTTTAGGTTGATGGGTGTATTGTAAAATAGGTCCATGTTGGCCAGCTTTATTCTATAGTAGAGCCAAATTGAAAGCTAGGTTAGAAAGGGATGGAGTTAAAAGGGGTTATAGTATAGATCATCAAGCTGTGTTTCGTAACGTCTTGAAACTGTTTATACGTTGTGATTCTCATAATCATCAAATGGGCAAATCTGGTATCTATGTTGTGTTCAGCAAGAAGAATCTAATGTTGGCTTGCCTGGAGGAAACGGCCAGCTTTTAACACTCGGGTTGGGTTTGTTGGTAACTGCATTGGCTGCAACATATGTGACACGTCTTGCAAAGGTAACCAACTGTTTTGCTCTTACTCTATTctactatatatttttctcaaacTCTTGTAATATCAGACCAATTGGTTCTAAGCTTTGTGTAGCATAAGCACCAGAGAAGTCCCAGCGTCTGATCCCATATTTTGCTTACACACTTGGATCTAATTGTTGGGTGTTGCAGGATGCTATCAAGGACATTGATGATGAGTAGAGAGATAGGCAAACTAAAGAGGAACAGCACATCGACGCATCTGGATCCATTGGATAAACTCGAGGATTGGTAAAACCTTAGCAGAGAACTATGGAACCAAAAgttgaatttttggtttttaaggATGATACTGATATTGTTCTATTCTTGTTCATAGTTGAGTgatataatttgaatttttgttctCTAAACAGCAATATGTGAGAAAAGAAAATGCTTATAGATAGATGCATTTATATAAATGAGCCTCGGAAAATGGAAGTACTCATGAGTACATTTGGTACTCACCAAAACGTATTTGAAGAAGACACAATTtccaaaagtgaaaaaaaaattcaaaagtttTGGAGATTTTATTTGTCAAAAGAATAATAATTCATGATGTTCCCACACCACCATTGGTTGATAGATTTCACTAAGCAGTAGCTTCCTTCAAGTAGGCGATGAGATCAGCGCGATCTTGTGGCTTCTTGAGCCCAGGGAAGACCATCTTTGTTC comes from the Brassica napus cultivar Da-Ae chromosome A7, Da-Ae, whole genome shotgun sequence genome and includes:
- the LOC106401630 gene encoding TVP38/TMEM64 family membrane protein slr0305-like; protein product: MRSLTSGLIIRSSSLPFTLYKRFHFLKPCSSLKQTNKKKQKQSLPPSTAPPPQTLRWLFTPKSSDDEDAKSSTDGDAALKGTILAGVLLIGSVGGFAGVGYVYRDQINTFLSQFSTLIEGYGPAGYALFIAVYAGLEILAIPALPLTMSAGLLFGSLVGTIIVSISGTMAASVAFLIARYFARERILKLVEGNKKFLAIDKAIGENGFRVVTLLRLSPLLPFSLGNYLYGLTSVKFVPYVFGSWLGMLPGSWAYVSAGAFGRAIIQEESNVGLPGGNGQLLTLGLGLLVTALAATYVTRLAKDAIKDIDDE